From a region of the Malania oleifera isolate guangnan ecotype guangnan chromosome 12, ASM2987363v1, whole genome shotgun sequence genome:
- the LOC131144751 gene encoding meiosis-specific protein ASY1: MVVAQKLKEAEITEQDSLLLTRNLLRIAIFNISYIRGLFPEKYFNDKSVPALEMKIKKLMPMDADSRRLIDWMEKGVYDALQKKYLKTLLFCVCEAIGGPMIEEYAFSFSYSNSDSQEVMMNINRTGNKKQGGAFKCNSTAEVTPNQMRSSACKMVRTLVQLMRTLDRMPEERTILMKLLYYDDVTPADYEPPFFKSCTVEEAQNPWAKSPLKMEVGNVNSKHFVLALKVKSVLDPCEDENEDVQEDVSLGADSVERDEYSESDTEVNQSQQDQFVVQRIEKQQPNEDNGMDDEDDTQDPTEDEDQLSRIKDWITSRHLDTVELTDVLSNFPDVSVVLIEEIMDRLVKEGILSKTGRDTYTRKKFDYEFDAVKEEIDGQSVTNDGKAPQSRCEDHMYMKALYHALPMNYITVAKLQNKLEGEANQATARKLIDRMAQDGFVEGQSNRRLGKRVIHSDRTEKKLLEIKKALDKEAMDVDIAEPRNKSLQHDSHTMGSSRRDLSTCGALHSIGSDLTRMKGGSDLHQNGSLRSEQTISKTREPGNTPTSRLEPVASRESFARGNENSRANGNSDTCEEADRIICSGGSTQDKRSRKASTVKEPIIQFTKRQKSQAP, translated from the exons ATG GTTGTTGCCCAGAAATTGAAGGAAGCCGAGATAACTGAGCAGGACTCGCTCCTTTTG ACGAGAAACCTGCTACGCATTGCCATATTCAATATTAGTTACATCAGAGGACTTTTTCCGGAAAAATATTTCAACGATAAGTCAGTTCCTGCCTTGG AGATGAAGATTAAGAAGCTTATGCCAATGGATGCAGACTCTCGCAGATTGATTGATTGGATGGAGAAAG GTGTTTATGATGCGTTGCAGAAGAAATACCTGAAAACGCTGTTGTTCTGCGTTTGTGAAGCAATAGGTGGTCCTATGATTGAGGAATATGCTT TTTCTTTCAGTTATTCAAACTCTGATAGCCAAGAGGTTATGATGAATATTAATCGCACTGGAAACAAGAAACAGGGAGGGGCATTCAAGTGCAATTCAACGGCTGAAGTTACTCCCAATCAGATgag GAGCTCTGCTTGCAAAATGGTCCGGACGCTTGTTCAATTGATGAGAACTCTGGATAGGATGCCTGAGGAG CGCACTATATTGATGAAACTTCTTTACTATGATGACGTGACG CCAGCGGATTATGAGCCTCCATTCTTCAAAAGCTGCACAGTAGAAGAAGCTCAAAATCCATGGGCCAAAAGCCCTTTGAAAATGGAGGTTGGAAACGTCAACAGCAAGCATTTTGTGCTAGCATTAAAG GTAAAGAGtgtgcttgatccttgtgaggaTGAAAATGAAGATGTTCAAGAAGATGTAAGCCTGGGGGCTGATTCCGTAGAAAGAGATGAGTATTCAGAATCTGACACTGAG GTTAATCAGTCACAACAGGACCAATTTGTAGTTCAACGAATAG AAAAGCAACAGCCAAACGAAGATAATGGCATGGATGATGAAG ATGATACACAGGATCCAACAGAAGACGAAGATCAATTAAGCCGCATAAAAGACTGGATCACGTCTCGCCACCTTGATACTGTTGAACTGACTGATGTTCTCTCAAATTTCCCTGACGTCTCAGTG GTTTTGATTGAAG AAATTATGGACAGGCTTGTCAAAGAAGGCATTTTGTCAAAAACTGGAAGGGATACTTACACCAGAAAG AAATTTGATTATGAATTCGATGCTGTGAAAGAAGAAATTGATGGTCAATCAGTTACTAATGATGGGAAAGCTCCCCAGAGTAGGTGTGAGGATCACATGTACATGAAg GCATTGTATCATGCACTTCCAATGAACTACATCACAGTTGCAAAGCTTCAGAACAAGCTTGAAGGAGAGGCTAATCAAGCAACAGCGCGCAAACTCATAGATAGAATGGCCCAAGATGGATTTGTTGAAGGCCAAAGCAACCGAAGATTAG GCAAGCGTGTGATACATTCTGATCGAACTGAGAAAAAGCTACTTGaaatcaagaaagctttagaCAAAGAAGCAATG GATGTAGATATTGCTGAGCCACGTAACAAGTCTCTCCAGCATGACTCTCACACAATGG GAAGCAGTCGCAGGGACTTGTCCACCTGTGGCGCCCTCCACTCAATTGGATCAGATCTCACTCGCATGAAGGGTGGATCTGATTTACACCAAAATGGTTCCCTTAGAAGTGAGCAAACTATTTCAAAGACAAGGGAACCAGGGAACACCCCAACGAGCAGGCTTGAG CCTGTGGCTTCAAGAGAGAGCTTTGCTCGAGGGAATGAGAACAGCAGGGCAAATGGAAACAGCGACACTTGTGAAGAGGCAGACAGGATTATTTGTAGCGGAGGCTCCACACAAGACAAGCGATCTCGGAAAGCAAGCACG GTAAAAGAGCCGATCATTCAATTTACAAAGCGCCAGAAATCTCAAGCTCCCTGA